A single region of the Nitrosomonas sp. Is79A3 genome encodes:
- a CDS encoding MoxR family ATPase — MSIFLEPHYYLGPNNKHPKPQKWRDLPGFNPDDLTHPKDYLAPQGLVTAVNVALELGMPLLLTGEPGCGKSQLAYSLAWELDHPQNPNDAWQRPLAFTVKSDTQSRDLFYHFDTLGRFRATRRDGENDDPRRFLRFEALGMAILQALGIDAVSKLGLYDCLDVSGESQPVAEPRRSVVLIDEIDKAPREVPNDILNEIERMSFDVPELFETARKKTTISLQSAAMRPIVIITSNRERELPDAFLRRCVYYHLELPAFRSKPSNSNGSSIDDNVTIEEIIEKRLGIKIQTEEHVPNAQKSVWAAGISFFHYLRNEARLEIQPSIAELLNWMQLLQKRGKGLAETPHLTNTAWLDVFTTSASVTLLKHKEDQERIKNLIDGWKAQPVS, encoded by the coding sequence ATGTCAATTTTTTTAGAACCGCACTATTACTTGGGACCCAACAACAAGCATCCTAAGCCGCAAAAATGGCGCGATCTACCCGGATTCAACCCCGATGATTTGACGCACCCGAAGGATTATTTGGCGCCGCAGGGATTAGTGACGGCCGTCAATGTGGCGCTAGAGCTGGGTATGCCGCTGTTGCTGACTGGCGAGCCGGGTTGCGGCAAGTCGCAACTGGCTTATAGCCTGGCATGGGAATTGGATCATCCGCAAAATCCGAATGATGCTTGGCAAAGACCGCTGGCTTTCACCGTCAAATCGGATACGCAAAGCCGCGATTTGTTTTATCACTTTGATACCTTGGGGCGATTCCGCGCCACCCGCAGGGATGGTGAAAACGACGATCCCCGGCGTTTCTTGCGTTTTGAAGCGCTTGGCATGGCGATCTTGCAAGCATTGGGAATAGACGCCGTCAGCAAGCTTGGATTGTACGATTGTCTTGATGTGTCGGGCGAATCGCAACCGGTTGCAGAACCACGGCGCTCGGTGGTGTTAATCGACGAAATCGACAAAGCGCCGCGCGAGGTGCCGAATGACATTTTGAACGAAATCGAACGCATGAGTTTTGATGTTCCGGAATTGTTCGAAACCGCGCGCAAGAAAACCACGATATCGCTGCAATCGGCAGCAATGCGTCCGATTGTGATCATCACCAGTAATCGCGAACGCGAATTGCCGGATGCTTTCCTGCGCCGCTGCGTGTATTACCACTTAGAATTGCCGGCTTTCCGCAGCAAACCCAGCAACAGCAACGGTTCTTCAATTGACGACAATGTCACCATCGAAGAGATTATCGAGAAACGGCTGGGCATCAAAATCCAAACGGAAGAGCACGTGCCGAATGCGCAGAAAAGCGTTTGGGCAGCCGGTATTTCTTTTTTCCATTATCTGCGTAACGAAGCCCGGCTGGAGATACAGCCCTCCATCGCGGAACTGCTGAATTGGATGCAACTACTGCAAAAGCGCGGCAAAGGGTTAGCAGAGACGCCGCATTTAACCAATACCGCATGGCTCGATGTGTTCACCACCAGCGCCAGTGTGACGTTGCTGAAACACAAAGAAGACCAGGAGCGTATCAAAAATTTGATCGACGGCTGGAAAGCGCAACCGGTATCCTAA
- a CDS encoding formylglycine-generating enzyme family protein has product MDSRKFYSRIDGLGALLRAEGMAHGVDVWMSVARLLERLERQGRLPHDASDLAPLLRPLFCRNPQDQARFPVLFEQWLKGESQSSLAKENRISSPGRSAFVAAQEAAQKTQKIWIMGGIALIVCVIAVLLVKGPDWFLPKPPPPPTIKIPEKPSQPIPRRKPQPATATVAIVDHIAPRPQPEPDYVGLEWESIVRNIGWALFALPWLPVLLILAWRYQRNAVLRKQTASVDDLLHHFRFDRLLQPFFGGAKAEQALRELHAARQVPTNRLHITATIEATARNGGFFQPVYRNRRVSPEHLLLVRSQHRNDQQAALAEELEKRFKALGLPINTYRFRDDPRWLVRWHDDDSKASYYQLQQLVARHEAARLLIISETAILFHPYSGEIRTWLDDLSPWQDKVWLHPRDAGTAHAALLAQHHFLMLPLAQDNLPQLVEHLTTPQPHKLMLQKTDPSPLPALIAAEPDAWLGERPPYGANLDLLVQQLEQFLHADGLRLLRAVAVFPKPHWALTRALDYLLFENLSTADPLPQREQRLARLSRLPWLTHAHLPDWLREYLLLGMDRDERQQIATAWQRLFNRLTDKDSPNSLSLEVRTPPKLQLKLKLDDLRALSQDDAINDPIFANILLGGKLGLLDFRIPQALAKLLPKTNQSLILRPALILLFWVLLGTGTLYAAWHYVGQHAFIDYQRNQMAQENAQWRVTLNHREDTQVLMEALQSKLKTAQFPVSIGSDTLNATTINTIHFARGGQAAAVRITRSLAWLTYGAAINVMASTDLSAGTIQVQLNRTYQHGAGFNDELRAAQESRLPFEPEMVRIPPGKFLMGSPKTEAGRSSNEDPQHEVTITYAFEISKYEVTFDEYDAFANATKRQLPSGGGWGRGKRPVINVSFNDAQAYVKWLSDKTGKQYRLPTEAEWEYAARAGSETAYWWGNDVGKIYANCAGCGSEWDGKQTAPADSFNPNAFGLHNTAGNVWEWVEDCWHENYQGAPADGSAWKEANGGDCNRRVVRGGSWSIGPLNLRSANRNRNFTVAANFSLGFRIARAF; this is encoded by the coding sequence GTGGATAGCCGCAAATTTTATTCCCGCATCGATGGATTGGGTGCGTTGCTGCGTGCCGAGGGTATGGCGCACGGCGTCGATGTTTGGATGTCGGTGGCTCGCCTATTGGAGCGTCTTGAACGACAAGGAAGATTGCCCCACGATGCGAGCGATCTTGCGCCGCTGCTGAGGCCCCTGTTTTGCCGCAATCCGCAAGATCAAGCACGTTTTCCGGTGTTGTTTGAACAATGGCTAAAAGGTGAAAGCCAATCATCCCTGGCAAAGGAAAACCGTATCAGCTCACCAGGCCGCAGTGCCTTCGTTGCAGCGCAAGAAGCCGCGCAAAAAACGCAAAAAATCTGGATCATGGGCGGCATCGCGCTGATCGTCTGCGTGATCGCCGTGTTGCTGGTCAAAGGACCGGATTGGTTTCTGCCAAAACCACCGCCGCCGCCGACCATAAAAATCCCTGAAAAACCGTCACAGCCGATTCCCCGACGCAAACCGCAACCGGCCACTGCAACCGTTGCCATCGTCGATCACATCGCGCCCCGGCCGCAACCGGAACCGGATTACGTGGGATTAGAATGGGAAAGTATCGTGCGCAATATCGGCTGGGCGTTGTTCGCATTGCCTTGGTTGCCGGTGCTGTTGATTTTGGCTTGGCGCTATCAACGCAACGCGGTTTTGCGCAAACAAACCGCATCGGTTGACGACCTGCTGCATCATTTTCGCTTTGATCGCTTACTGCAACCCTTTTTTGGCGGCGCCAAGGCCGAGCAGGCATTACGCGAATTGCACGCAGCGCGGCAGGTACCGACGAATCGCCTGCATATCACCGCCACCATCGAAGCCACCGCGCGCAACGGTGGTTTTTTCCAACCGGTGTACCGCAATCGCCGTGTTTCTCCTGAACACTTACTGCTGGTGCGCAGCCAGCATCGCAACGACCAGCAAGCGGCATTGGCGGAAGAACTGGAGAAGCGCTTTAAAGCACTCGGACTGCCAATCAACACTTATCGCTTTCGCGACGATCCGCGCTGGCTGGTGCGCTGGCATGACGACGACAGCAAAGCTAGCTACTACCAACTGCAGCAACTGGTGGCGCGGCACGAAGCCGCACGTTTACTGATCATCAGCGAAACAGCGATTCTGTTTCATCCATATAGCGGGGAGATTCGCACCTGGCTCGATGATTTGTCGCCTTGGCAGGACAAAGTTTGGCTGCACCCGCGCGATGCCGGTACCGCACACGCAGCACTATTGGCGCAGCACCACTTTCTGATGCTGCCGCTGGCGCAAGACAACCTGCCGCAACTGGTCGAGCATCTGACCACGCCGCAACCGCACAAGCTGATGTTACAAAAAACGGATCCATCGCCGCTGCCCGCGCTGATCGCTGCCGAACCCGATGCCTGGCTCGGTGAGCGCCCGCCTTATGGTGCGAATCTTGACTTGCTGGTGCAGCAATTGGAGCAATTCCTGCATGCCGATGGTTTGCGTCTGTTGCGCGCAGTGGCGGTATTTCCAAAGCCGCACTGGGCGTTGACACGCGCGTTGGATTATTTGCTATTTGAAAACTTAAGTACAGCCGATCCGCTACCGCAGCGCGAACAGCGGCTGGCGCGCTTGAGCCGCTTGCCGTGGTTGACGCATGCGCATTTGCCGGATTGGCTGCGGGAATACCTCCTACTCGGCATGGACCGTGACGAAAGGCAACAAATAGCCACTGCCTGGCAGCGCTTATTCAACCGTCTGACCGATAAGGACAGCCCCAATTCGCTGAGCCTTGAAGTCAGAACACCGCCTAAGCTGCAACTTAAACTAAAGCTCGATGACTTGCGCGCACTCTCTCAGGACGATGCGATCAACGACCCGATTTTTGCCAATATCCTGCTGGGCGGAAAACTGGGCTTGTTGGATTTCCGTATTCCACAAGCTCTGGCTAAGCTGCTGCCTAAAACCAATCAATCGCTGATTCTGCGCCCGGCCTTAATCCTGCTGTTTTGGGTGCTGCTCGGCACCGGTACGTTATACGCGGCCTGGCATTACGTTGGCCAGCACGCATTCATCGACTATCAACGCAACCAAATGGCGCAGGAAAATGCCCAATGGCGCGTCACGCTCAACCACCGCGAAGATACGCAAGTACTGATGGAAGCGCTGCAAAGCAAGCTGAAAACCGCTCAATTTCCCGTATCCATCGGATCGGATACCCTCAATGCCACGACGATCAACACCATCCATTTTGCGCGCGGCGGGCAGGCTGCTGCCGTACGGATTACACGCAGTCTGGCTTGGCTGACGTATGGCGCAGCGATCAACGTGATGGCGTCAACAGACTTATCCGCAGGTACTATTCAAGTACAGCTTAACCGCACGTATCAACACGGTGCAGGATTTAATGATGAGTTGCGCGCAGCACAAGAATCCCGGCTTCCGTTTGAGCCAGAAATGGTGCGTATCCCACCCGGAAAATTCCTAATGGGTTCGCCTAAAACCGAAGCTGGTCGAAGTTCTAACGAAGATCCGCAACACGAAGTCACCATCACCTACGCTTTTGAAATCAGCAAATATGAAGTCACATTTGACGAATACGATGCGTTTGCCAACGCCACCAAGCGGCAATTACCCAGTGGTGGTGGTTGGGGGCGCGGCAAACGCCCGGTAATCAATGTGAGCTTTAACGACGCGCAAGCCTATGTTAAATGGTTGTCGGACAAAACCGGTAAGCAATACCGCCTGCCAACGGAAGCCGAATGGGAATATGCCGCACGGGCTGGAAGCGAAACGGCATACTGGTGGGGTAATGACGTCGGCAAAATCTATGCAAACTGCGCTGGTTGCGGCAGTGAATGGGATGGTAAACAGACTGCACCAGCGGATTCATTTAACCCCAATGCATTCGGCCTGCATAACACGGCAGGTAACGTGTGGGAATGGGTGGAGGATTGCTGGCATGAGAATTATCAAGGCGCGCCAGCAGATGGCTCGGCGTGGAAGGAAGCCAATGGCGGGGATTGTAATCGCCGGGTGGTTCGGGGCGGTTCGTGGAGCATCGGTCCACTGAACTTGCGATCGGCTAACCGTAACCGGAACTTCACCGTTGCTGCCAACTTCAGTTTGGGTTTTCGCATCGCCAGGGCTTTTTGA
- a CDS encoding toll/interleukin-1 receptor domain-containing protein yields the protein MTKVFISYSHDSDEHREWVLRLSECLRQNGIVTIIDRDFENSSPPEGWPRWMLNSLDKATHVLCICTGIYYRRFRGFEVPGKGKGVDWEGTVITQALYDARNVSNKFIAVLRTSTDEPFIPEPLRPRTHYVLNTENSYPALYKVLRNQNGVKPGIVDQSKTKPPRTPEYLLGLLDRKPQYGHFDDHVPERRHVNEGKAYGFCIFGLRNEWPNAVRFTLSHLLEEHKIANPKKAPDFGLLETRLNLRNKSTGIQQAELASIGEAYLWKLLGHRLDRNPEKPDILKMLQSKEASHIFFRELTADEVKNHAFIAGLLLAWSKLTFGTNSPDHFLLLICESDYLGDSMLDRLFQKQSSSRWYRDLEKLLSQHGLQNSLLPALGPPNVAEDVEDWLKNREEIPEHLRSTIRKILSKHSAIPLGDLKEKIFPLLQNYQSTRE from the coding sequence ATGACCAAAGTATTCATCAGCTACAGCCACGATTCCGACGAGCACCGCGAGTGGGTACTCCGTCTATCCGAGTGCCTGCGCCAGAATGGCATAGTAACGATCATTGACCGCGACTTTGAAAACAGCTCTCCACCGGAAGGCTGGCCACGCTGGATGTTGAATTCGCTGGATAAAGCAACGCATGTGTTGTGCATTTGCACCGGAATCTATTATCGCCGTTTCCGCGGATTCGAAGTTCCCGGAAAAGGTAAAGGGGTAGACTGGGAAGGCACTGTGATCACGCAAGCACTCTACGATGCGCGCAATGTTTCCAACAAATTCATCGCAGTGCTGCGTACTTCAACTGACGAACCGTTTATTCCGGAACCACTAAGGCCACGAACCCATTATGTGCTGAACACTGAAAACAGCTACCCGGCACTTTACAAGGTATTGCGGAATCAAAATGGCGTGAAACCGGGAATTGTTGATCAGTCAAAAACAAAACCGCCACGTACCCCGGAATATTTATTGGGTTTGTTGGATAGAAAGCCGCAATATGGACATTTTGACGATCATGTCCCCGAAAGGCGACACGTTAACGAAGGAAAGGCTTATGGATTTTGTATTTTCGGTCTCCGAAACGAATGGCCTAACGCGGTGCGGTTTACGCTGTCGCATTTGCTTGAAGAGCACAAGATCGCTAATCCCAAGAAGGCTCCGGACTTTGGTTTGCTGGAAACAAGGCTAAATCTAAGAAATAAAAGTACAGGAATTCAGCAAGCTGAGTTGGCATCAATAGGCGAAGCGTATTTATGGAAGCTTTTGGGGCACCGCTTGGATCGCAATCCTGAAAAACCGGATATTTTGAAGATGCTGCAGAGTAAAGAAGCATCGCATATTTTTTTCCGTGAATTGACTGCGGACGAGGTTAAAAATCATGCTTTCATCGCCGGATTGCTGCTAGCATGGTCTAAGCTCACATTCGGCACCAACTCTCCCGATCATTTCCTCTTGCTGATTTGCGAATCGGATTACTTGGGCGATTCAATGCTTGATCGGTTATTTCAGAAACAATCATCTTCGAGGTGGTATCGGGATTTGGAGAAACTGCTATCCCAACATGGGTTACAAAATTCGTTGTTGCCGGCACTCGGCCCACCGAACGTTGCCGAAGATGTCGAAGATTGGCTAAAAAACCGAGAAGAAATACCAGAACATTTACGCAGCACGATTCGAAAAATACTTTCCAAGCATTCAGCCATCCCGCTTGGAGATTTGAAAGAAAAAATATTCCCGTTATTACAAAACTACCAATCAACCCGAGAGTAA
- a CDS encoding IS5 family transposase, translating into MKQLVLSIPLFIKKPKVTRRQKFLEEMEQVVPWVDWTHRIAPHYPVAGLGRKPFALEAMLRIHMMQQWFGYSDPAMEEALHDVPMLREFAGLDAGEDVMPDETTILKFRHLLERHHLAQSLFAETTGRLAQQGLLLRQGTIVDATLIAAAPSTKNRQRKRDGEMSSTKKGSNYYFGLKAHIGVDADSGLVHSLEITTAKVADGNMIDALVHGEEAIVLGDRAYTRNDRNLEAQRQPEEPVWGMPFKRKRGEELPAEHVVLNRMLASLRAKVEHPFRIVKRQFGYTKVRYRGLFKNAQQLHLLFALANLYHVRKVLMPTTG; encoded by the coding sequence ATGAAACAATTAGTATTATCGATTCCATTATTTATCAAGAAACCGAAAGTAACTCGCCGGCAAAAGTTTCTCGAAGAAATGGAGCAAGTGGTTCCATGGGTAGACTGGACGCATCGGATCGCGCCGCACTATCCGGTAGCAGGTTTGGGACGCAAGCCATTTGCGTTGGAAGCGATGCTGCGGATTCATATGATGCAGCAATGGTTTGGTTATTCAGATCCGGCAATGGAAGAAGCGTTACATGATGTGCCGATGCTACGTGAATTTGCAGGACTAGATGCGGGAGAAGATGTTATGCCTGATGAGACGACGATCCTCAAGTTTCGCCACCTGCTGGAGAGGCATCACTTGGCACAAAGCCTGTTTGCTGAAACAACTGGGCGGTTAGCGCAACAGGGATTATTGCTGCGTCAGGGCACGATAGTTGACGCCACGCTGATAGCGGCTGCGCCATCGACCAAGAACCGGCAACGCAAACGTGATGGCGAGATGAGTTCGACTAAGAAAGGCAGCAACTATTACTTTGGATTAAAAGCACACATAGGCGTAGATGCCGATTCCGGCCTGGTGCATAGCCTGGAAATTACCACGGCCAAAGTGGCCGATGGCAACATGATTGATGCGCTGGTACATGGCGAAGAGGCAATTGTATTGGGTGATCGGGCTTATACTCGTAATGATCGCAATCTGGAAGCGCAACGACAGCCGGAAGAGCCGGTCTGGGGTATGCCATTCAAACGCAAGCGCGGTGAGGAATTGCCAGCAGAACATGTCGTGCTCAATCGTATGCTAGCTTCACTACGCGCAAAGGTTGAACATCCGTTTCGTATTGTCAAAAGACAATTTGGTTATACCAAAGTCCGTTACCGAGGATTGTTCAAGAATGCACAACAGCTTCATCTGTTGTTTGCTCTGGCTAATCTCTACCATGTTCGTAAGGTGTTAATGCCAACCACGGGATAA